One Mauremys mutica isolate MM-2020 ecotype Southern chromosome 9, ASM2049712v1, whole genome shotgun sequence DNA segment encodes these proteins:
- the PLSCR5 gene encoding phospholipid scramblase family member 5 isoform X2: MASQDPQGQINKIFQDYLPGSPDLPSQSKPIEPTKAWKHVQPPHSLPPGLEYLSQLDQIIIHQQVELLEVILGTETCSKYEIKNHLGQRIYFAMEENGCFDRNFCSPIRSFTIRITDNTGREVITVNRPLRCNSCWFPCYMQELEVQSPPGTIVGYVVQNWDPLLPKFTILNESKEDVLKIIGPYATCSCFGDVDFEVKTLNEMSTIGKISKYWSGFVNNVFTNAANFGIQVPVDLDVKIKAIMIGACFLIDLMFFENSLDGL, translated from the exons aTCCTCAAGGACAAATAAACAAAATCTTTCAGGATTATCTCCCGGGTTCTCCAGACCTTCCTAGCCAAAGTAAACCTATTGAACCTACAAAAGCCTGGAAACATGTACAACCTCCTCACAGCTTGCCTCCTGGTCTGGAATACCTGAGCCAG CTGGACCAGATAATCATTCACCAGCAGGTGGAGCTTCTTGAAG TCATACTTGGTACTGAGACCTGCAGCAAATATGAGATTAAAAACCATTTGGGACAAAGAATTTACTTTGCAATGGAAGAAAATGGTTGCTTTGATCGTAACTTCTGTTCACCTATACGGTCTTTCACGATAAGGATTACTGATAACACCGGTCGAGAGGTGATCACAGTGAATAGACCCTTGAGATGTAACAGCTGCTGGTTCCCTTGCTACATGCAAGAG TTAGAAGTTCAGTCCCCTCCTGGTACAATAGTCGGCTACGTTGTCCAGAACTGGGACCCTCTGCTGCCTAAATTCACTATACTGAATGAGAGCAAAGAAGATGTATTGAAAATAATTGGCCCCTATGCAACATGCAGCTGTTTTGGAGATGTAGACTTTGAG GTAAAAACTCTTAATGAAATGTCAACAATTGGCAAGATTTCCAAATATTGGTCTGGGTTTGTAAACAATGTTTTTACCAATGCTGCTAACTTTGGGATCCAGGTTCCTGTAGATCTTGACGTGAAAATCAAGGCTATAATGATTGGAGCTTGTTTCCTCATA GATTTAATGTTCTTTGAGAACTCATTGGATGGATTATAA
- the PLSCR5 gene encoding phospholipid scramblase family member 5 isoform X3, with protein sequence MASQDPQGQINKIFQDYLPGSPDLPSQSKPIEPTKAWKHVQPPHSLPPGLEYLSQLDQIIIHQQVELLEVILGTETCSKYEIKNHLGQRIYFAMEENGCFDRNFCSPIRSFTIRITDNTGREVITVNRPLRCNSCWFPCYMQELEVQSPPGTIVGYVVQNWDPLLPKFTILNESKEDVLKIIGPYATCSCFGDVDFEDLMFFENSLDGL encoded by the exons aTCCTCAAGGACAAATAAACAAAATCTTTCAGGATTATCTCCCGGGTTCTCCAGACCTTCCTAGCCAAAGTAAACCTATTGAACCTACAAAAGCCTGGAAACATGTACAACCTCCTCACAGCTTGCCTCCTGGTCTGGAATACCTGAGCCAG CTGGACCAGATAATCATTCACCAGCAGGTGGAGCTTCTTGAAG TCATACTTGGTACTGAGACCTGCAGCAAATATGAGATTAAAAACCATTTGGGACAAAGAATTTACTTTGCAATGGAAGAAAATGGTTGCTTTGATCGTAACTTCTGTTCACCTATACGGTCTTTCACGATAAGGATTACTGATAACACCGGTCGAGAGGTGATCACAGTGAATAGACCCTTGAGATGTAACAGCTGCTGGTTCCCTTGCTACATGCAAGAG TTAGAAGTTCAGTCCCCTCCTGGTACAATAGTCGGCTACGTTGTCCAGAACTGGGACCCTCTGCTGCCTAAATTCACTATACTGAATGAGAGCAAAGAAGATGTATTGAAAATAATTGGCCCCTATGCAACATGCAGCTGTTTTGGAGATGTAGACTTTGAG GATTTAATGTTCTTTGAGAACTCATTGGATGGATTATAA
- the PLSCR5 gene encoding phospholipid scramblase family member 5 isoform X1, whose product MASQDPQGQINKIFQDYLPGSPDLPSQSKPIEPTKAWKHVQPPHSLPPGLEYLSQLDQIIIHQQVELLEVILGTETCSKYEIKNHLGQRIYFAMEENGCFDRNFCSPIRSFTIRITDNTGREVITVNRPLRCNSCWFPCYMQELEVQSPPGTIVGYVVQNWDPLLPKFTILNESKEDVLKIIGPYATCSCFGDVDFEVKTLNEMSTIGKISKYWSGFVNNVFTNAANFGIQVPVDLDVKIKAIMIGACFLIVSTQNQREKPSQAR is encoded by the exons aTCCTCAAGGACAAATAAACAAAATCTTTCAGGATTATCTCCCGGGTTCTCCAGACCTTCCTAGCCAAAGTAAACCTATTGAACCTACAAAAGCCTGGAAACATGTACAACCTCCTCACAGCTTGCCTCCTGGTCTGGAATACCTGAGCCAG CTGGACCAGATAATCATTCACCAGCAGGTGGAGCTTCTTGAAG TCATACTTGGTACTGAGACCTGCAGCAAATATGAGATTAAAAACCATTTGGGACAAAGAATTTACTTTGCAATGGAAGAAAATGGTTGCTTTGATCGTAACTTCTGTTCACCTATACGGTCTTTCACGATAAGGATTACTGATAACACCGGTCGAGAGGTGATCACAGTGAATAGACCCTTGAGATGTAACAGCTGCTGGTTCCCTTGCTACATGCAAGAG TTAGAAGTTCAGTCCCCTCCTGGTACAATAGTCGGCTACGTTGTCCAGAACTGGGACCCTCTGCTGCCTAAATTCACTATACTGAATGAGAGCAAAGAAGATGTATTGAAAATAATTGGCCCCTATGCAACATGCAGCTGTTTTGGAGATGTAGACTTTGAG GTAAAAACTCTTAATGAAATGTCAACAATTGGCAAGATTTCCAAATATTGGTCTGGGTTTGTAAACAATGTTTTTACCAATGCTGCTAACTTTGGGATCCAGGTTCCTGTAGATCTTGACGTGAAAATCAAGGCTATAATGATTGGAGCTTGTTTCCTCATAGTAAGTACACAAAACCAGAGGGAAAAGCCATCACAAGCTAGGTAA